The DNA region GGCGTTGCTGCCCGCGGAGCGGCGCACTCGGGGCCGCGCAGGATGCTCGGGGCCCCCGTCGGGGCGggccggggcggggccggggggggcggcggcgccaGCAGTCAAGATGGTGCGGGCGGCGGCGTCGGGGGTGGGGGCGGCCTGACGTGGGCGCGGGGCGGCCCGTCGGCCGGCGCCGCGGTGATTTGCTGCGCGGCGCggcgagcggcggcggcggcgatgAGAGCGGGCAGTGCGAACTGCCGGAGCAGCCGCCGGCCGCCGTGAGTGCGGGCagcgggcgggcgggcgcggggctgccgtcctcttcttcttcctcctccttcccctcctcctccttttcccccctcctcaTCCCCGCCGCGATGCGCGGCTGAGGCTCTGCGGGCGCTCCGGTGCCTCCGGGCGCGGGGCTGTGCCGGGCGCGGCGGCTCTCGCTCTGCACCTGATGAGCGCCGAGCCGGGTCCGAGCCGTGCGCGCGGGACGGGGCGGCCGCCGCTGcctgccgtgccgtgccgtgtCCAGCTGGGCGTGCTCGCCGGCTCCGCTCACCGGGCGATGCGCGGCGATGCGCTCCCACCGCTGCCGCTCTCCTCTCCGAGCAGCTGCCGGCGGGACCGCGGTTCTCAGCGCCCCGGAGCGCTGCGGGTGCCGGCCCCGAGCCGAGCGCACAAACTTTTCAGAGCATCGTGACTCGGCGCCGAGCTCCGGCTAACCAACCACCCGCTCCTTCTCTCCTCCCCCGTCcctcctcttttgttttttcccctttctcctcttccccccccctctgtcttttgttttcgCAGATAGTCGGCACACAAAGCTAGACCCAGATTTGAGCGACGGCAAGGCACCCTAATGAGTGAACCTCGGGAGCGCTATGGATTTGACTAAGATGGGCATGATACAGCTCCAGAACCCCTGCCACCCCACGGGgctgctgcacaaagccaaCCAGATGCGCCTGGCGGGGACGCTGTGCGACGTGGTCATCATGGTGGACAGCCAGGAGTTCCACGCTCACAGGACAGTGTTAGCTTGCACTAGTAAAATGTTTGAGATCCTCTTCCACCGCAACAGTCAGCATTACACTCTGGACTTCCTTTCACCAAAGACTTTCCAGCAGATTCTGGAGTATGCTTACACAGCCACCCTCCAGGCAAAGGTTGAAGACTTGGATGACCTGCTCTATGCAGCTGAGATCCTAGAAATAGAGTATCTAGAAGAGCAGTGCTTGAAGATCTTGGAGACCATCCAGGCATCTGATGACAACGATGCCGAAGTCACCATGACGGATGGAGGTGCCGATGAAGAGGAGGACAGGAAATCGAGGTACATCAAGGGGCTCTTCATCTCCAAGCATTCCAGCGAGGAGAGTGGCTACGCCAGCACGGCTGGACAGAGCGGGCCGGGCGCTATGGTGGAGCAGAGCCCCTCGGTCTCCACGTCCTTTGGCCTCTCTGCCATGAGCCCTACCAAGGCAGCGGTGGACAGCCTGATGAGCATCGGGCAGTCGCTGCTGCAAGGTGCCCTGCAGCACAACGTCCCCGAGGAGCCGCACGCTGCCGGCCGCCACCCCGGCCCCAGCGAAGTCAAAACCGAAGTGATGCAGGTGGAAGATGCCTCCAGCCACGAGAGCCCACGGCCGGCGGAGTCGGGTGCTTCCAGTGGGGAGAAATCTGATGACAAGAGCAAGGAAGACCCCGGCACCCCGACCCGCAGTAGTGTTATCACAAGTGCCCGCGAACTGCACTACGTCCGCGATGAGAGCGCGGAGCAACCTCCCGAGGCCGCCCAGGGGATGCTGGTGGGGCCGGAGCAGTCTGCAGCTGCGAGCGAGAAGCCTTTGGGTGTCTACTCTGTGCTCCCCAACCACAAAAGTGACTCTGTGCTCAGCATGCCGCCCTCCATGACATCCACCCTTCACATGCAGCCAGCCCTGGCCGTGTCTATGGACTTTAGCGCTTACGGAGGGCTCCTGCCCCAGGGCTTTATTCAGAGGGAGCTGTTCAGTAAGCTTGGGGAGTTGGCAGCCGGCATGAAAACGGAGAGCAGATCCGTGGGTGAGCAGTGCAGTGTATGCGGGGCAGAGCTGCCGGACAACGAGACCGTCGAACAGCACCGGTGAGTCCTTGCCATGTCCGGCCCCGTGTGTGCACCTTcggttgtttgttttgctattgctgaggtgttttcctctgtttattGTCGTATTTTGCTCTCAAAATGAATGCGACGCTCGGGTGCGATCTTAGTTGTGGGTTTTGATTTCTGAGTGGGAGTGCTGAGAGCTTAGCATCAAATCTATGCTGCGAGCCCCAAATCGGGACGTGGAGCAGCGTGTGCTCTGCCAGCCTCGCATAGAGAGAGAACTGCCTTAACTTTCtcagggctggcagccatgCCAGAATCTTCCTTTCTGTGAGTGCTGGGTGGGGTGCATAGCCCAGAGCTGGCTTGAGGTGTTGTAGGTGTTTCTTGCTAGCACAAACCCCGCTGGTTTTCCTGGCTGTTGTCTGCAGAGCCCGATAGTGTCACTGCCGTTTGAGTTTAGGGATCTGTGCCACAGATCCCATGCTCTGCAGATCCTCCCCCCCCTTTGCTGAGCTCCTGACCCCGGTGTGAGTGCCTGGTGCTCTGCAGGGTTTGTTTCTGTAGGGGAGATAGAGACCTGCTGCGTGCTCTTGTCCTACTGCACGGATGACGTTTGGGATTGCTGTGTTGCGCGGCTTGCCGCTCCCGTAGTTTAACACCTGCTTGGTGATGTTGCTCGGCTGCACGGTTTATGAAATATTTGCACTTTGCCCAAAGTAACATGCAGGTCAGGCTGGGATTGCTCTGTCACCAGGTCCAGCTTTTACCCTCTGCTGTGGGTGGGTGTGTGCTGGGGGATACCGTGGTGCTTGGTGCCTggggggctgtgtgccggctgCTCCCGGCACGTGCTGCTATCAGATACGTGCTGCTATCAGATACACACCTCCAGAGTTCCTCGCAGCATCCCCAAAGTGCCTGAACTGAGCATCATCTCCAAATATTAATGAATCAACAAGTTAATTAGCCCCGATGCGCACAATGTCGTGCACTCATGGGGATGGTGCGGGTGCTGCTAACAGGGGCTGCTCCAACCCATAAGCTCGTGGCCGTGTGGGTGACCCCTGTGGGGGCAGCGGCTGCTGCATCTCTAGTGCTGCAGCATTCAGCCCTGCGGAGCTCTGTGAGCTGGCAGTGCATCGCGGCTTGCCATGCCATGCAGAGCCTGCTGACAgccatccccctgccccagaGGGTCCCTCCTGCTTTGTACACCCGTGCAGCAGGGTTCTGCTTTGTTCCCCTGCATTGCAAGCAGGAGAGCtggggtttgtgtgtgtgcgtgcgaGGGACAGATGATGCCTGACCAAAGCTTTTCACTCGGACGAAGATCTGGCCGTGCTTGCTGTAGGGTGATGCAGACTGAACGTCACCAagggaaagctgcagtgaaTGCTCAGTGAGAATTTTAACGTGGCTTCTATCACACTCTCCAGGATCTTCCCTTCTCCCTGAGCGCAGAGCATTGACCAATACTGGAACCGGTTCATAACCCTGATCTTGTGCCAGGgctcctgctgccctgtgctgtacCTTGTGTTCTGCTGAGGTTTGGGGCTGATctaacacagagcagagcagcttttgCTAAAAACACAGCCCCAGAATGATGGTTTTGAGGCAGTGCCGCACTTGGTCTGCTCCTGCTTTGAGGCCATGGCTGTGTGCAGTCACGGCGTGCTGGTAAACTTTTCAGAGCGAGCCAAATCCTTTGAGctgttttaaaactgatttgTAAGACGGTCCGTGTTGAAAGGTGTTGGGCAACAGTCAAATGAACTttaaaagaggaggaaagagaaaaatggaaatccAAGGCAGTTTGGGCGTAGAAAAGGTTTCATGTGGCTTTTTTATagtgtttgctttctgataCGTGGTGAAAATTACCATTTCGAGAGGATTTGTGGGATCCCATTGTATTTATGGAGCTGTTAAACAGCATCCACGCTACGCTGGGATCTATAACTCTCTGCTGGAGCAGTTGTGCAGGTGGTGGCAGCTGCACCGTGCTGCCACTTTGCTCCCAGGGTGTGCTGAATGACAGCGGTGTCACCAcggagctgctgctttgggtcacctctttctgctgcctgcctgtTGGTGTGGTTTAGCTTGCTTTGTAGAGAAGCAGCCTTGTGCCCAGCTGTGttccaggctgcagctggatgCCCGCTGCTCTGTCTCCTGCTGGATGAGTGCTGGTCTGCCCGTCTGTTTGTTCCAATCCCATGCTTTCAAGGTGTTGGAGTGATGGGCAGATGCAGCActtccagtgctgctggcactgcctgagcTCCTGGTTCTGTGGCTTTTGTATGCAAGAGtcccagcagggagaggagagaCCAAAGCGCTCTGCACAGAGAGCACTTAATGAGCCAAAAGCATCCCAACATGTACAGTGTCTGTTTATGTTACGTGAGTGAATACATATGGTGTGTATGTTTGTTTACGCACACGCGTGCCTAGATGCgtataaatataaatgtttagAGTCTGAGAACCTCCTGAGCGTTGCTCCTGCCTTCACTAGTGTGGGAAATGTGTGCACGtgggggaagaaataaaagagcacGGTGTTTCCCTCAGGCCCTGGAGGGGCTGTGATTTGGGTGTTCAGCTCAGAGAGCACCCAGGGGTGCAAGTCCCCATTGGGTCCCCTGTAACCCAGGAGCAGCCCTACAGCCACCCTGTGCTTCTTGGATGGCCGTCGGCTGCTTTGCAATCTGTTTTCCTTGTTGCCCAAGCTTATGATTTTGACTAATTGAGTGCGTATTGAGTTGGTGACTCTtgaattttgtcctttttttttttttttcctccccttttttaaataaaagatttccTTCCAGGATCAGCAAAGTTCAAACTTAATCTAATGTTAGTATTGATTGCTGCTTCTAATTGCAGACCAAAAAAGCTGTAGTTCAGTGGCCCTTTTCCGGTTTGTTTGTATGAAGAAAAATCTCCgcttctgcagggctgtgctgagctgctgcctgaatCTGGGGCAGTTTGTCATCGTGAGGTTAAATGCATTCAGACTTCATCAAATGGGTGTttcataaatgtattttttcacatgcgaagcagcagagaaagctgTCAGGGGGTTGATGTGATTTGATGATGGCTGTGAGCGGCacagttcttcctttttcctttggtgCATCATCCGTTCCCTCTGCAGGGAAAGGGTTTGAAGGGCAGAGCATCCAAACCCACAGCGTGGTCCTGCAGGGTGACCCcgagcagtgctgtgtgctggcagcGTTGTCCACATGTCCCTCTGTGACGTGCAGATGCccagctggaaaatgaaagtGCTTTACGCCAATGTTGTCTAAAGCAAATCATAACCGGTAACTACGATGTGCTCCCCTTGGTGCTGTTTTGGCTGGAAGGTGCCTCTAAATCCATGTTAGTGCATACCTTGGGAAACCTCTCTTTGGATTCCCACATCTGATTTTTGCATGGCTTGGAAGGTATCGCGGTTGAGCTGCCTCCTCTCAGACATGTGCTCTGGTGGATGATTTTAAGGTTAGGTTTGCCCTGTCACCCCAAACCTTTGCCCTATTTGTGCGCATGcagtgcagaggagcagcagatcTGCTTGCCCTATGCCTTGCCAAttgtgctctgctggctccCCAAAACACACGAGCCTCTCTATGCGATCCTTGCGCTCCTTGATGCGGTGCAGCGAAGTGGAACAAACTGCGGGTCCCTAACAAAGACCTGTGATTGAACGGACCCATTGGCTGCTGCTTGTCACTGCGTGCACTGGGacacctccagcagctctgactGCATGGAGCAGCGGTGCCGAAGCAAACCTTAAGTGGCTGCGTAGGGAAATATTGCTGCTTTTGGCTCTTTGCTTGCCAACCTCACCTCCATTTGTCTTCGAGTGGATTAGCTGAGCATTGTAATACTAATGCCATTAGGCACGTTGGCACCGCTCAACATGTCACAGTGAGAAACAGATGCAGTATACCATTAAAGCAATAAACGTGATAAATCAGATCCCAAGTGCTTTGTGAGATGTTATTAGTGTTAATTTTGGTAGCTGGGTACAgtagttgttttttatttcattttaagcatTCGTCGATTTATGTTCCGCTGAGGTCGGCTGCAATCGAAactttaaagaaaggaagaaagaaagagaaaaagaaggaataaataacaaaaaaagcagcCCCCCAAACTCTGCCCGTGATTATTTCCAGAGTTCGAAGACAACTTGGCAGCTCTTGTTTCTCGCTGATGGGCCTTATTAGTGGCACCTGGCATCATAACCGCCTAATGGAAACCAGCGTTCCCCCACTGCGTGGCCGCTGACAAGTAGCTCTGTCAGTGCGGGGCTGCCATGCGAGGAAGCTCTTATTAGCTTTATGGGCAGGGGGACCTGCCCTGCTCAGGAAATGAATGTTGCAGCCGAGGTCCGCGGCGCTGACCCCGAGCGTGTAACCTGTGAGTGCCAGCCGAGACCCCGCGCAGGATGCTTGGGATTTCGGGCTTTCTCTGGTTCTTGTCATAAGGAAAGAGGGAATACGTTGTGGTATGTTGCAGCCTTGAACTTTTGATTTATTCGGTGGGGGACTTAACCATTTCCATGCAGCGCTTGGAGCGCGGAGGGGGAAGCGGCTCTCTTTGGCTTCGACGCTGTGCGGTCGTTTATCGCGTGTCTTGTTGGTGGATGGCAGTgcaagcagagctctgcagctgccctcAGAAAACACCACgttggttttttcccccttgcctAGAAatgggcagcagctcctcaggcTGGTGTGGCAGCACCTGCATGGGGCAGCACGCGGCGGCATGCGAGCGTTGCAGAGCTTTCACTTCTCGTTATCATTTGCAAAGCGCTGCTTGTTCAAATGGCATTTATTGGCTGCACGGAGGATCCCTCTCAGAGGGAATGCACTGTTTTAGGGTGACACCAGCAAATCTTTTGTGTGTGCAcgtgtggttttttttctcctcaatgTGTGGAAATGCTGCGAGAAGCACAGGTCTGTAGCAGGATCTCTGTGCCGCGCTGCAACGTTGCCCATTCCCTGACACTGCTGCCCGTATCTGCATGGTGAGAagatctgcattttcttttttgctcatAATTAGCACgagttttctttttacttccctcccccccaccccccccatctccccttGACAGCTTCAAGAGAGACTTTAAATGAGTAATTACTAAATATTTCCCGGCAGCCAAACACGGGGCCATGGCATCTCCTGTtgcaaaagtgaaaaatatttctgtttgcagttaATTTTAGTGGCAGGCAGATCATGTTAACTGGGTGTAATTGCTTCCAGATATGGCAGAGGGTTTTGTGTGTTAGGATGAAGGGTCTGGTAAGTGCTCACTTCCTGTGTAAATTAGCCTATtccattcattctttctttctgggcAGCCCTGGATTGTGTCATTCttcttgcaatttttttttcccccccctctccGGTCTGGTGTGAGGCAGCTAAGTGCTTTATAGTGGGTTTAATTCTTCGTTTGGCATCACCTTAGCAGCGAGGCGGTGTCCAGATGCTCGGGATAGGGTCTGTCCCCTCTCCTCCATCCTTTTCCTTTGCAACAAAGCCCGGTGCCGTCCTGCTGCCCTGCATGGCTTTGGGCAGCTGTTGTATTTTTGGGGTCGCGTGGCCCAAAGTAGTGCACGCTCTATGGGACGGCCCCATTTCACACAACGCTATGGTGGTTTGTTTGAAGGGCACATGTGGTTGTGCTGTCTGCCCAGAGATTTGCTTCCTCTCTGGCTACGGTGAAGATTAGGAATTGAGAAACCCCCCAAGAGCGTGGCACGTAGCAGAAATTAAGACAGAAGAGATTTGTGTCATTCAAGGAACACAGGGAGCTTTCTGCATCATTGCAATGAGTCAATGCAAATAAGGCAGTGGGGAAGGTTGGGGACCATGAATTTGGGCTCCTGAGTTCGAGGACTTTCCGTCCCTTCATGACACCGATTTCTGTTCTAAGCCCTCAGCCTGATCGTaaagagctgctggggggcactCAGAAGTGCTGCCTCGTTATTGGCTCCAGATAATCTTTATCTGCACCGCAGTGATTCTGAAACAGCCGTTATCATTTTGGAGCACCGGTTTGCACTGGCAGCGTTTCGGATCGCTTCCGCAGCTCATGTGCACAGATACCTTTACAGGGATAACAGCTGCTGCTTCGCCACCGGTTGTTTGGGaataaaggtgttttttttccttctttccatccATTTCCCAACCAAGGGAAGTGCTGGGGCACTTTGCTCTGCACCCCACTCCTATTTGGGGTGGTAGGACCGATGGTGTTTGTGCTTTGGATGGCAGCCAGCGCAGCCTCCATCATTTTCACTGTAGTGTTCTTAACTGATTTTAAGTAGATTACGGCTGGAAACGTGCCCCACTGTGCTAGTTGAGTTTGCCATTGACTTTTGTAATCTTGTCGCTGTTTTTGTTGGCATGTTGTTTAATAAACAAGCTGGCAATATGTaatttaggaaatatttctctgtGTAAGCAAGAGAGGCATAATTCAGTTGCAACTCGAGCTGCTCATGGTAAGTCCCCGTTGAATGCAGGGTCGTGTTACCTGTGTCAGCACGGGGTTCTGGTTATCTGGGTGCATCAGTGAGCTGATAACCCCGTGCTCTGCTCATAGGGGTTGGTGTGGGGTGCCCAGGGTTTGGGGGGGCTCAGGGGGCACATCCAGCAGCGCACAGAGGGGACGTGGTGCTGCGCCGTGGTAGGAACCTCTGTGGGTGACCTATAAAGCAGTCAGAAATggaacaagtggaaaaaaaaaatagcacgaaaagaaactaaaaaagCCCGAAACCCCAAACACCAGAGCATTTCCATTACCTGCTTACCAAGAAGGAcggaaagaaaagaaataagctgGAGCCAGTGCTTGGTTTTAAAGTCATTTCTCTGGTCATTTTTAGACATGCGATGTGATTCAGTTTTTGTCTGTATGTGTATCTGCGTAAGCATAtctctgtgtgcgtgtataaaTCTATATACTCATCTAtctatgtatatacatatatatatgtgcacacagacacaaagcTACACAACCACTGCTTAGCATTTAATCTTGTTGTAAGGTTTGTGTTCTCCCTGCAGGTTTGAAGTGGTTTTGTGCCACCAGGTTTGGGGACAGCGTGCTGGCAATGAGCTCAGTGCACTTTGCCCTCCGTCACCGTCCCTCGTTCTTTTCTCTGTGCATTATTTATAGTAAATGATATTAGAAAGGAGTGTTAAGGAGGAAGTGTGATTCATCCTCCTTGAAACCATTGATGACATAAATAAAGGCAAAGTGCTTACTATGTGCTTTTTATTATGGTATTTAAAGGCAGGCTGTACTAATTTTGGAGTGTACAGGGTAAACCCATGAATACTGTGAATCTAAGAAATTAGATTTAACCGCAGCATGTAATACATGTTAAAACAGATGCAACAAAAACCCACCTGGGTTTCTTGGAAGTGCACACACACGAGAGCAAAAGGCTTTCGGAACAGCTAAAGCATTTCCAGATTTCACTCCATCCCTCTGGTTTTTCTGTTAGCAGGTCTGAGGTTCCCATGGGACTTTGAGTGGTGGTGTTGGGAGCCCTCTCTTGTTCTCTGTGGCTTGTTTGGGGTGAATGTGAGCCCTGTGCTATTGCTGCTGTCTCAATGGGAATACAGTGTTGGGAGGTGATGGAGGATGGGGTTTCCAtcaggaggttcaggttggatgttaggaagcatttcttctccaaaagaacCATCATTGGCACAGCTGTACAGGGAGGTGAGGATGGgacactgagggatgtgatcAGTGGTCAGATGGGCTTGGAGGATCagagaggtcttctccaacctgaatgattctgtgatctctggCAGCAGGTCTTGCTCTGCAAACCTCACGCTTTCACTATCGCCCCGCTTTCGGTATCCGCTATCAGCATCAGAACATGACACTCAAACTGCGCCTTGAAGCAAAGCCATGCCACAAACCCCCACCTCTGGGATGGCTCCGTGAGGCCgagctgcagctggcagcagggccGGGTGCTTTATCTTATATTATGGGCTGCGGTCGCTGAGTGCTGTGCAGCACCGGGGCGGTGCGTGGGAGAGCCCATGCAGCGGGTGCAGCGCTGAGGCTGGGCTGTGCTCTGGAgggtgggcagtgggcacaaagcACGTCCTGCAGCACCCGGGGCCTCTTTCTGTGAAAAGATGAAGGGTTCAGAACCAAATCCCTCTTTACATTCTTATTTGGCACCGCTTGCTTTGGTtttagtgtatatatatatatatatatttattttttaccagtAAAAGCTGGTAACACCAGAGTgacttcctcttttctttcttccttcctcctttttcttagaaaatatCCAGAGTGGCAAGAGAGAGCGCTTCTGCGAAGGAGAGTGGGGCCATGTGGCTGTTAGGGGGGGCTTTTGGAGTGTGGGACATCTATGGTCACATCCACCTGCATTTTGGTTCACTTCAAACCTGCCTGTTGTCCAAGTTGTACTGGTTTTAAGGGCTTTTTGTGCGTTTTGGGGGTGGATGTCCCCATAGGAAGTGGGGCACCCTCAGTTCCCCAGCACCGTGCTGGCAGTGTGGGGTGTGGGATTTAAGGATGCAGAGGCAGTCGCTGGTATTGATTTCTGGCTTATCTGACCCTTTAGCTAGAGGCAGCTCTTCCCTCAGTGTCTAACCGAATGTAACTTAAAGCAACGAAGGAATGTATATCATCCTTCCCTTGCGTTAATTAGGGCTGGCCGATGCATTATTTAGTGGGGTGGGAGCTGAGATGGGCTGCCCCAGAGCAGGTGCTGGGATGTGCCTGGGGACGGTGCTGCAGTGCCACTGCTTTGCACGGGATGGGGGCACCAGCCCAACTTCATGGTTCCATGAGAGTTTCATCCAGCAAAAGCAGGAGAAGACAgtgaaagagcagagctgggcagctcAGAGCATTGGGTTCAGTGCATGGTCAGGGTAGGGGTATCAGCATCCCGTTACCAGCATCTCCATCCCAGTATGAGCATCCCCAGACATACCTGCCACAGGCAGCATCCTCCACCCGCTAGAGGTGGAAAGCAGCTCCCTAATTAGCACCTTCGTTGCTAAGTGAACGGAACTGCCGTGCATGGCCGGCTTCCCGATAGTGATACGTGTGTCGGGGAGGGGGGGCCATAAAAAGCACATACAATGCCTCATTGTGTGGCCACAGGTATGAATGCACGGCAGCCCGTTTGCTCGCCTCGTGACAGCGGTCAGGTAGCTCAGGCCAAGGACAAGAGGCgaatgcagtttgtttttctctcctccctcccacccccctccGTTTGCTTGGATGTTCGGTGCTGCCCACAAATGCAGTTGGTGGGGACTGATAAGAATCACTGACCTAAAGCGAGTGATGGAGACTTTCTTCCTGCCAGAAttacaaagcaagaaaacaacaacaaaaagccctaCCTACATAGCGCTGTGTGTAGCGCAGGTCTCAAGGGTCagcatgctgtgctttttgGTCTGGTTTGCTTAAATGTTTGCTTAAATTTCTCTTGTGTTCTGGCTGTGAATGTTGgggt from Excalfactoria chinensis isolate bCotChi1 chromosome 21, bCotChi1.hap2, whole genome shotgun sequence includes:
- the ZBTB16 gene encoding zinc finger and BTB domain-containing protein 16, coding for MDLTKMGMIQLQNPCHPTGLLHKANQMRLAGTLCDVVIMVDSQEFHAHRTVLACTSKMFEILFHRNSQHYTLDFLSPKTFQQILEYAYTATLQAKVEDLDDLLYAAEILEIEYLEEQCLKILETIQASDDNDAEVTMTDGGADEEEDRKSRYIKGLFISKHSSEESGYASTAGQSGPGAMVEQSPSVSTSFGLSAMSPTKAAVDSLMSIGQSLLQGALQHNVPEEPHAAGRHPGPSEVKTEVMQVEDASSHESPRPAESGASSGEKSDDKSKEDPGTPTRSSVITSARELHYVRDESAEQPPEAAQGMLVGPEQSAAASEKPLGVYSVLPNHKSDSVLSMPPSMTSTLHMQPALAVSMDFSAYGGLLPQGFIQRELFSKLGELAAGMKTESRSVGEQCSVCGAELPDNETVEQHRKLHSGMKTYGCELCGKRFLDSLRLRMHLLAHSAGAKAFVCDQCGAQFSKEDALETHRQTHTGTDMAVFCLLCGKRFQTQTALQQHMEVHAGVRSYICSECNRTFPSHTALKRHLRSHTGDHPYECEFCGSCFRDESTLKGHKRIHTGEKPYECNGCGKKFSLKHQLETHYRVHTGEKPFECKLCHQRSRDYSAMIKHLRTHNGASPYQCTICLEYCPSLSTMQKHMKGHKPEEIPTDWRIEKTYLYLCYV